GCTATCCCTTGCCCTGATCGTGGTCGGGCCGGCCGGCGCCCAGTCTGATGCGGCGCCGGTACGTCTGAGCCCCGTCACGACCGGCGAGGCGGTCACGCGCCTGGAGGCAGTGGGTCAGTCGCGTGCCCGGCGCTCGGTGACCCTCTACCCGGAAGCCACCGGCATCGTGACCGCGATTAAAGTCGATGCCGATCAACGCGTCGAGGCCGGTGGCACCCTCCTCACCCTCGACGCCGAGGCGGAGCGCAACGAGGTCGAGCGCACCCGGGCAGAGCTTCGCGACGCCCGCCGACGGCTGGAACGCTACGAGCCCGGCATCGATCAGGGCATGTTCTCGCCGACCACCATCGACGATGCCCGACGCGAGGTCGAACTGGCCCGACTGGCACTGGAGCGTGCCCGGATCGCGCTTAACGACCGCGAGCGGCTCGCCCCCTTCGCGGGTTACACCGGCATGACCGATATCGAGGTCGGACAACGTGTTGACCCCGACACCCCGATCACCACGCTCGACGATCGCACCGCGCTTACGGTGCGCTTCCAGCTCGCCGGGCAGTACTTCGGGCAACTGACGCCGGGCGACGAGATCACCCTGGCCGCCTGGGCCCGCCCCGGGGCGACGGTGACCGGTACGATCGAGGCCGTCGACAGTCGAATCGACACCACCAATGGGACTTTTCGAGTCGAGGCGCGAATCGACAACCGGGACGATCGCTTCCGGCCGGGGATGCGCTTTCGTGTGAGCACCGAACTGCCCGGTCCGACCCATCTCCGGGTCCCGGCGACCAGTCTGCAGTGGGGCGATAACGGCGCCTACGTCTGGATCGTGCGTGACGGCCAGGCCCGGCGTGTCGGGGTGTCACTGATCGCTCGCCAGTCCGGGCATGTGCTGGTGGAAGGCGAGCTCGAGCGTGATGACCGAGTCGTCAGCGAGGGGGCGCAGCGCATGCGCCCCGGTATCGAGGTGCGCGTGATCGATCCGGCCGATCTCGATGACTATCCCGCCATCGAGGCGATCCGGGACACCGCCGCGCAATGACCGACACCCCCCGCGGCCTGCCGGCACTGGGCATCCGGCGACCGGTGCTGGTCGCCGTCATCAACCTGATCATCGCCATCGCCGGGATCGCGGCGTTGCTGGGGGTGGAGGTCCGCGAGCTGCCGGATGTCGATCGCCCCCGGATCACGGTAAGCGCCTCGTATCCCGGGGCAGCCCCCGAGACCATGGACGCCGAGGTGACCCGCGAGATCGAGGGCGCGGTGGCACGTGTCGCCGGCGTGCGCCGCATCAGTGCCTCGAGCGAGGAGAGCAGCACCCGCGTGGTGGTGGAGTTCAGCGCCGATGCCGACCTCGACAGTGCCGCCGCCGATGTCCGCGAGGCGGTCAG
The Spiribacter vilamensis DNA segment above includes these coding regions:
- a CDS encoding efflux RND transporter periplasmic adaptor subunit, which codes for MIRQPLLLAVLSLALIVVGPAGAQSDAAPVRLSPVTTGEAVTRLEAVGQSRARRSVTLYPEATGIVTAIKVDADQRVEAGGTLLTLDAEAERNEVERTRAELRDARRRLERYEPGIDQGMFSPTTIDDARREVELARLALERARIALNDRERLAPFAGYTGMTDIEVGQRVDPDTPITTLDDRTALTVRFQLAGQYFGQLTPGDEITLAAWARPGATVTGTIEAVDSRIDTTNGTFRVEARIDNRDDRFRPGMRFRVSTELPGPTHLRVPATSLQWGDNGAYVWIVRDGQARRVGVSLIARQSGHVLVEGELERDDRVVSEGAQRMRPGIEVRVIDPADLDDYPAIEAIRDTAAQ